One part of the Sardina pilchardus chromosome 5, fSarPil1.1, whole genome shotgun sequence genome encodes these proteins:
- the rbmx2 gene encoding RNA-binding motif protein, X-linked 2: MNPLTKVKLINELNEREASLGVKESVSWHSEYKDSAWVFVGGFPYELTEGDIICVFSQYGEIVNINLVRDKKTGKSKGFCFICFEDQRSTILAVDNLNGIKIKGRTIRVDHVANYRPPKDSEDIDDVTKSLRDQGCAPTLSSSSSESEEEDGVVLPMKKSKKDKKEKKKKKKEKKEKKKEKKEEERRKVTPAEDRRADENQSPPSTSVPVKKERMDAGYEKYAKKGPIDSRPPRGDRVEPGTHNAREKERPEDGPSRDWHGSDHSRDREKGRVKEEDRRRDWPRDARATSPRDRHRMDRDEKPVFQDSRPRESWDRDRDRDRDRERDRERDRERDWDRDRERERDRDRDRERERERDRDRGREKDRDRERDKKYR, encoded by the exons ATGAA CCCACTAACCAAAGTGAAATTAATAAATGAGTTGAACGAGAGGGAGGCGAGTCTTGGTGTGAAGGAATCAGTGTCATGGCATTCAGAATACAAAGACAGCGCGTGGGTATTCGTAG GTGGTTTTCCTTATGAGCTAACCGAGGGGGATATAATCTGTGTTTTCTCACA GTATGGAGAAATTGTCAATATTAACCTTGTACGTGACAAGAAGACAGGGAAGTCAAAGGGTTTCTGTTTTATCTGTTTTGAGGACCAAAGGAGTACTATCTTAGCTGTGGACAACTTAAATGGCATAAAG ATCAAAGGACGCACCATCCGCGTGGACCATGTAGCTAACTATCGTCCTCCCAAAGACTCAGAAGAcattgatgatgtcacaaaatCCTTGCGTGATCAGGGGTGtgccccaacgttgtcttcatcCTCATCTGAGTCAGAGGAAGAAGATGGTGTTGTGTTGCCCATGAAGAAGTCAAAGAAAG ataagaaagaaaagaagaaaaagaagaaggagaaaaaggagaagaagaaagagaagaaggaggaagagaggaggaaggtgacTCCTGCGGAGGACAGAAGAGCGGACGAGAACCAGTCGCCGCCGTCCACATCCGTGCCtgtgaagaaagagaggatggatgCGGGGTACGAGAAGTACGCCAAAAAGGGCCCAATAGACTCTCGACCTCCCAGAGGAGACCGAGTGGAACCAGGCACACACAAcgccagagagaaggagagaccgGAGGATGGACCGTCCAGGGACTGGCACGGCAGTGACCACAGCAGAGACCGAGAGAAGGGaagggtgaaggaggaggaccGGAGGAGAGACTGGCCACGAGACGCTAGGGCCACTTCacccagagacagacacaggatGGACAGAGACGAAAAGCCGGTGTTCCAAGACTCCCGTCCACGTGAAAGctgggacagggacagggacagagacagagacagagagagagacagggaaagggaccgagagagagactgggatcgtgacagagaaagagagagagatcgggacagggacagggagagggagagagaaagagacagggacagaggaagagaaaaggaccgagacagagagagggacaagaaGTACAGGTGA